One stretch of Archocentrus centrarchus isolate MPI-CPG fArcCen1 chromosome 5, fArcCen1, whole genome shotgun sequence DNA includes these proteins:
- the tmem51b gene encoding transmembrane protein 51b, producing the protein MCSSRGICGDNSRSNRSSRSGGSSSGAHYALCALGVGLIALGIVMIVWTVIPGENLGASTKPSGNSTGPPNSNSNNNTNANATKIPTVAMVLVGVGVVMLLLSICLGIRSKKQAQNRRNEPVTTGVPFMTQTPGEEETQPDPTTYNVPSYEEVVGSGDYPVRQSNLRQSTTHLPSYEDIIAAVENEGAEPANNSADTHVNDQPTAAEPPSEPTGRTSKPSVPTRSASRASRLLRPLRVRRIKSDKLHLKDFRLQIRTPTQNPVTIEPITPPPQYEDKTPDFQ; encoded by the exons ATGTGTTCCAGTCGGGGTATATGTGGTGACAACAGCCGTTCCAACAGATCCTCCAGATCAGGGGGATCTAGTTCAGGCGCCCACTATGCCCTGTGTGCCCTTGGAGTGGGTCTCATTGCCCTGGGCATTGTCATGATCGTGTGGACTGTGATACCTGGCGAGAATTTAGGTGCCTCTACAAAACCATCGGGCAACTCTACAGGACCTCctaatagtaatagtaataataacacaaatgcaaatgccACAAAGATCCCAACAGTGGCAATGGTGCTTGTTGGAGTTGGGGTGGTCATGTTGCTTTTGTCCATTTGCCTTGGTATAAGGAGCAAGAAGCAAGCTCAGAATAGAAGGAATGAGCCCGTGACCACAGGAGTCCCCTTCATGACCCAGACACCAGGGGAGGAGGAGACTCAACC TGACCCAACTACGTACAATGTGCCAAGCTATGAGGAAGTTGTTGGCAGTGGCGACTACCCTGTACGTCAGAGTAACCTTCGGCAGAGCACCACTCACCTGCCATCCTACGAGGACATCATAGCTGCCGTGGAAAACGAGGGAGCAGAGCCCGCTAACAACTCTGCTGACACCCATGTTAATGATCAACCCACAGCTGCTGAGCCACCATCTGAACCCACCGGCCGTACATCCAAACCCAGCGTGCCAACCCGTAGTGCTAGCCGGGCCAGCCGTTTACTGCGGCCCCTCCGAGTTAGAAGAATCAAGTCTGACAAACTGCACCTGAAGGACTTCCGCCTCCAAATCCGCACCCCCACACAGAACCCAGTAACCATTGAGCCCATCACTCCTCCTCCGCAGTATGAAGACAAGACACCTGATTTTCAGTAG